Below is a window of 'Nostoc azollae' 0708 DNA.
CCTCCCATCGCTTCTAGTAATTTTTGATTAAGTAACAGCTTCATTCCTGATGACATTTCCATATTTTCTTGATTTATCTTTTTTCCAGATTTAATTAAATCTATAGGTTCACTGTAAATTACAGCATGATTCGGGACATCAAGCCAGATATAAACACAATTATTTGTAGCTGCGGTACTAGCAGAAAGATAAATACCGCCTTCTTCCATTTGCAAAAAGGTAGTATTTACTAAATTAACTAGTATTTGACGTAGCCAGCGATAGTCTGCTAAAACGTAAATTTCTGGTTCTGGAAGTGATATAGTAAATGAATAATTACGATTTGCTGCCAGTATATAAGTTAATTGATGAACTTCCTGTAAAACTTGGGTTAAGTGTATAGAGTGAATTTCTAATTTGTTTGTGCCTTGGTCGGTTCTGGCCACGCTGAGAATTTCATCAATCATTTTGAGCAATTTTAGCGATCGCTCATAGGCTTGAGCTACAAACTCCCTCTCTTCGGCTGGATCTTCACACAAATCATTCAAAATTAACTGATGTAATCCAATTAGACCATTGAGGGGCGATCGCAATTCATGGGTAGTCCGTGCCAAAAAACCGGCTTTAAATTGGCTCATTTCTCTAGCTTGATGGTAAGCCAGTTCTGTATTTTTTACCTGTTGTAATAAGTTATCTTGTAATAAGTTCTCTGTCTGTGAAGATACTGGAGCTAAATCAGACGACGTTGGTGATGATTTTCTCAAAAACCAGGTTAAACTACTCCCGACTGCTATTCCTGCCGCTAAATATGACCAATCGTTTAAAGTT
It encodes the following:
- a CDS encoding sensor histidine kinase, translated to MTTLNDWSYLAAGIAVGSSLTWFLRKSSPTSSDLAPVSSQTENLLQDNLLQQVKNTELAYHQAREMSQFKAGFLARTTHELRSPLNGLIGLHQLILNDLCEDPAEEREFVAQAYERSLKLLKMIDEILSVARTDQGTNKLEIHSIHLTQVLQEVHQLTYILAANRNYSFTISLPEPEIYVLADYRWLRQILVNLVNTTFLQMEEGGIYLSASTAATNNCVYIWLDVPNHAVIYSEPIDLIKSGKKINQENMEMSSGMKLLLNQKLLEAMGGKLEIIPSPITKEAKQDLTRLQISMPLAIPEAEHHHMKENLDEIDCIAPL